A genomic stretch from Candidatus Cloacimonadota bacterium includes:
- a CDS encoding T9SS type A sorting domain-containing protein, with product MRWMGLALLLFGSIFLAAETVQIGTGSLVNQRLPIEPFAAFSYSQQLYRAEDIGFIGSVSSVSLQYNLPSVYFAGSSMEWKLYLGHTQRGRLDAWVPLDSLVLVFEGVLDEAQFSGGIPGQGWLHIPLDTVFHYNGSDNLLLAVDENDPDAGSNADDFLCTEAAEVRGRVFASNTLNPDPAAPPPGPENIYPRLAYPNLRLEITPFSLTPWHPLPADQAAGVSVLTQLQWQSNASLFDLWLGPSPDALQLMGQGLDSPQWTPQLPLEMLTTYHWQVVAHAEGQTYPGPVWSFSTAGEGIGPPQNPSAYYITDHVQLAWQPPLEGEPVLYRVIRNGVFLAATQELGYQDYEVGPGQVLYYYLLAQNHLGELSDPSNTVTVHIPDLIPDLILQQGFEACASFSQVIPGWQNLDLDSSPTWATWPVPGLGEPLAWLVFPPGQLNPPQTGLEAHSGAVMAAAFCVQTPPNNDWLISPRVQLGSAPGLNFWARSHTADYGLERLRVLISTTGADPAGFTTLNAGNWLAVPADWTAYSYDLGAWQGQSVHLAFNCVSWDALALYLDDVVITGEGGYVAVDEEIASPDEFQVFPNPSRGGFRVESAGKTPFSLSLYDLRGRELFSTRNVSGFNSAEHSLRLAAGIYFLRLDAGGHSQFKRLAVIK from the coding sequence ATGCGCTGGATGGGGCTGGCGCTGCTGCTGTTTGGAAGCATCTTCCTGGCCGCGGAAACCGTCCAGATCGGCACGGGCTCGCTGGTGAACCAGCGTCTGCCCATCGAGCCTTTTGCCGCCTTCAGTTACTCGCAACAGCTCTACCGGGCCGAGGACATCGGGTTCATCGGTTCCGTGAGTTCCGTCTCCCTGCAGTACAACTTGCCCAGCGTTTACTTCGCGGGCAGCAGCATGGAGTGGAAACTCTATCTGGGACACACCCAACGCGGGCGTTTGGATGCCTGGGTGCCGCTGGACAGCCTGGTTTTGGTGTTCGAAGGAGTTTTGGACGAAGCCCAGTTTTCGGGCGGGATTCCCGGCCAGGGTTGGCTGCACATCCCTCTGGACACGGTTTTTCACTATAACGGCAGCGACAATCTGCTGCTCGCGGTGGATGAAAACGATCCCGATGCCGGCTCCAACGCCGACGATTTCTTATGCACCGAAGCCGCGGAAGTGCGGGGCCGCGTTTTTGCCAGCAACACCCTGAACCCTGATCCAGCCGCTCCTCCGCCGGGACCTGAAAACATCTACCCGCGTCTGGCCTATCCCAATCTGCGGCTGGAGATCACACCCTTCAGCCTCACACCCTGGCACCCCCTGCCGGCCGATCAGGCCGCCGGAGTGTCTGTCCTCACGCAGCTGCAGTGGCAAAGCAACGCCTCGCTTTTCGATCTTTGGCTGGGTCCGAGCCCGGACGCGTTACAGCTTATGGGACAAGGGCTTGATTCCCCGCAATGGACTCCGCAGCTGCCTCTGGAAATGCTCACCACCTATCACTGGCAGGTGGTGGCTCACGCGGAAGGACAAACTTACCCCGGGCCGGTCTGGAGTTTCAGCACCGCCGGCGAGGGCATCGGACCACCTCAAAACCCTAGCGCCTACTACATCACAGACCACGTTCAACTGGCCTGGCAGCCGCCGCTTGAAGGCGAACCCGTGCTCTACCGCGTGATCCGGAACGGCGTGTTTCTGGCTGCCACGCAGGAACTTGGCTATCAGGATTATGAAGTTGGGCCAGGCCAGGTCTTGTATTATTACCTGTTGGCCCAAAACCACCTGGGCGAACTTTCCGACCCCTCCAACACCGTCACCGTGCACATTCCGGACCTCATCCCCGATCTCATATTGCAGCAGGGTTTTGAGGCCTGCGCCTCCTTCAGCCAGGTCATTCCGGGCTGGCAAAACCTCGATCTGGACTCTTCCCCCACCTGGGCAACCTGGCCGGTTCCGGGTCTGGGCGAACCTCTGGCCTGGTTGGTGTTCCCGCCGGGGCAACTAAACCCTCCCCAAACCGGTCTTGAGGCCCACAGCGGAGCGGTGATGGCGGCAGCTTTCTGCGTGCAGACCCCACCCAACAACGACTGGCTGATCTCTCCGCGCGTACAGCTGGGCTCCGCTCCCGGCCTGAACTTTTGGGCCCGCTCCCACACCGCGGATTACGGCCTGGAGCGGCTGCGGGTGCTGATCTCCACCACGGGCGCCGATCCTGCCGGATTCACAACTTTGAATGCCGGTAACTGGCTGGCCGTGCCGGCGGACTGGACCGCATACAGCTATGACCTCGGCGCCTGGCAGGGCCAAAGCGTCCATCTGGCCTTCAACTGCGTTTCCTGGGATGCCCTGGCGCTCTATCTGGACGACGTCGTGATCACTGGTGAGGGTGGCTATGTGGCTGTGGATGAGGAAATTGCGTCGCCGGATGAGTTCCAGGTTTTTCCCAACCCCTCGCGAGGCGGTTTCCGCGTGGAATCAGCAGGAAAAACACCTTTCAGCCTCAGCCTTTACGATCTGCGCGGCCGCGAACTCTTTTCCACGCGGAACGTGAGCGGCTTCAACAGCGCGGAGCACTCTCTGCGCCTGGCCGCGGGGATCTATTTTCTGCGTCTGGATGCGGGCGGGCACAGCCAGTTCAAGCGTCTGGCCGTGATCAAATGA
- a CDS encoding DEAD/DEAH box helicase: MKSYVLPDVEAFLDGLLQDRKFSENIVTRQSLEPVEAVWADFPPQTRPELLSLLREQGIDRLFAHQREAIDAALGGDNLVLSTGVASGKSLCYQFPILQEHLLNPASRALLLFPTKALAQDQAQKMLALAEALARHNPKAPKLNCSIYDGDTASETRRRIRNQAGLIFSNPDMLHLGILPNHTLWSSFFAHLRWVVIDEVHIYRGVFGSHCANVLRRLRRICALYGARPQFICTSATVANARELAEELLESPVRLIDRDASPHGRREFLIVNPPIVDAALGIRRSAMLESTFLAKRWLYGRGQAIIFCGPRRSVEILFLYLSGESAYKDRVRSYRSGYLAAHRREIEKELREGTIGLVVSTNALELGIDIGGLDAVFLNTYPGTISATRQQAGRAGRKGNTALAILVASANPLDQYICQNPRYLFDNNPEHALISPDHREILQSQLLCAIHDLALLESEGFGSLGPEHIFPHLEVLVQEGKVRKAGPRYIGVPEAYPAAEVSLRNISDQVQILAGEELIGWVDGASALWMVHPGAIYLDRGETWLVTKLDLEQRKAEIETADVNYFTQTTRDTEIEAHALMNRQPTHGADKYLGRVTVTTTITGFKKLKFYTQEIIGREPLDLPPTRLQTVAWWIGLADKTVARVKAQGLWNVEKNDYGKDWGLISAAARKRDNFICQHCGLAETETAHHVHHLVPFRKFASAEEANAPANLVTLCPRCHRLAEQNVQIQSGIAALGYLLVNLAPFFVMCDRKDIDVFCEDNSPLAGNRPAILIYDNISDGIGLSRKLFDLHDQVLKAALELVSKCPCQDGCPSCVGPVAENGAGAKEHALAILKELVPDPFAPEASGQE, encoded by the coding sequence ATGAAAAGCTATGTCCTGCCAGATGTGGAGGCTTTCCTCGACGGGCTGCTCCAAGACAGGAAATTCAGCGAGAACATCGTCACCCGCCAGTCTTTGGAACCGGTGGAGGCCGTCTGGGCTGACTTTCCGCCCCAAACAAGGCCGGAACTGCTCTCCCTGCTGCGCGAACAGGGCATCGACCGCCTCTTTGCGCATCAGCGGGAAGCCATCGATGCCGCGCTGGGCGGGGACAATCTGGTGCTCAGCACCGGCGTGGCCAGCGGTAAAAGCCTCTGCTACCAGTTTCCCATTTTACAGGAACATCTCCTGAACCCCGCCAGCCGGGCCCTGCTGCTTTTCCCCACCAAGGCGCTGGCCCAGGACCAGGCCCAGAAAATGCTGGCGCTGGCGGAAGCTCTGGCCCGCCACAACCCCAAAGCGCCGAAACTGAACTGCTCCATCTACGACGGCGACACCGCTTCCGAAACCCGGCGCCGCATCCGCAACCAGGCCGGGCTGATCTTTTCCAATCCGGACATGCTGCATCTGGGCATCTTGCCCAATCACACTCTCTGGAGCAGCTTTTTCGCCCATCTGCGCTGGGTGGTGATCGATGAAGTGCACATCTACCGCGGGGTGTTTGGCTCCCATTGTGCCAACGTTTTGCGCCGCCTGCGGCGGATCTGCGCCCTCTACGGCGCCCGGCCCCAGTTCATCTGCACCTCCGCCACGGTGGCCAACGCCCGCGAGCTGGCCGAGGAACTGCTGGAAAGCCCTGTGCGCCTGATTGACAGGGATGCGTCGCCACACGGCCGGCGGGAATTCCTGATCGTGAATCCGCCCATCGTGGATGCCGCCCTGGGCATCCGGCGCAGCGCCATGCTGGAATCCACCTTTCTGGCCAAACGCTGGCTCTACGGCCGCGGCCAGGCCATCATCTTCTGCGGGCCCCGGCGCAGCGTGGAGATCCTCTTCCTCTACCTCAGCGGAGAAAGCGCATACAAGGACCGCGTGCGCAGCTACCGCAGCGGTTATCTGGCTGCCCACCGCCGCGAGATCGAAAAAGAGCTGCGCGAAGGCACGATCGGCCTGGTGGTTTCCACGAACGCGCTGGAACTGGGGATCGACATCGGCGGGCTGGACGCCGTGTTTTTGAACACCTATCCCGGCACCATCTCCGCCACCCGTCAGCAAGCCGGCAGGGCAGGCCGCAAGGGCAACACAGCCCTCGCCATTTTGGTGGCCAGCGCCAATCCGCTGGACCAGTATATCTGCCAAAACCCCCGCTACCTTTTCGACAACAATCCCGAACACGCCCTCATTTCCCCGGACCACCGCGAGATCCTGCAAAGCCAGCTGCTCTGTGCCATCCACGACCTCGCCCTGCTGGAAAGCGAAGGCTTTGGCAGCCTGGGCCCGGAGCACATCTTCCCCCATCTGGAAGTGCTGGTGCAAGAAGGAAAGGTGCGCAAGGCCGGCCCGCGCTACATCGGCGTTCCGGAGGCTTACCCCGCCGCGGAGGTCTCGCTGCGCAACATTTCGGACCAGGTGCAGATCCTGGCCGGCGAGGAACTCATCGGCTGGGTGGACGGCGCCAGCGCTCTCTGGATGGTGCATCCGGGCGCCATCTACCTGGACCGCGGCGAAACCTGGCTGGTCACCAAACTCGACCTCGAGCAGCGCAAGGCTGAGATCGAAACCGCGGACGTGAATTATTTCACCCAAACCACTCGCGACACCGAGATCGAGGCCCACGCCCTCATGAACCGCCAGCCAACTCATGGCGCGGACAAGTATCTGGGCCGGGTGACCGTTACCACCACCATCACCGGCTTCAAAAAACTCAAATTCTACACCCAGGAGATAATCGGCCGCGAACCGCTGGACCTGCCTCCCACAAGGCTGCAAACCGTGGCCTGGTGGATCGGCCTGGCCGATAAAACCGTCGCCCGGGTGAAGGCCCAGGGCCTCTGGAATGTGGAAAAAAACGACTACGGCAAGGACTGGGGGCTGATCTCCGCTGCCGCGCGTAAACGCGACAACTTCATCTGCCAGCACTGCGGCCTGGCCGAAACCGAAACCGCCCACCACGTCCACCACCTCGTCCCCTTCCGCAAATTCGCCAGCGCGGAGGAGGCCAACGCGCCCGCCAATCTGGTGACCCTCTGTCCCCGCTGCCACCGCCTCGCGGAGCAGAATGTGCAGATTCAGAGCGGGATCGCCGCCCTCGGTTACCTGCTGGTGAACCTGGCTCCCTTCTTCGTGATGTGCGATCGCAAGGACATCGACGTCTTCTGCGAGGACAATTCACCCCTGGCCGGAAACCGGCCCGCCATCCTCATTTACGACAACATCTCCGACGGCATCGGCCTCTCGCGCAAGCTCTTCGACCTTCATGACCAGGTGCTGAAAGCAGCCCTGGAACTTGTTTCCAAATGCCCCTGCCAGGATGGCTGCCCCTCCTGCGTGGGGCCGGTGGCGGAAAACGGCGCCGGGGCCAAGGAACACGCCCTCGCCATTTTGAAAGAACTGGTGCCTGATCCTTTCGCGCCTGAAGCTTCGGGCCAGGAGTAA
- a CDS encoding DUF3795 domain-containing protein, which produces MKVLSVCGVCCSTDCRAYKAECEGCVELGGKIPWAVFYNQEYCPIFQCVRDKGLSSCAECGEAPCQVWQATRDPDASDEQFAADLANRLKNLKSLIDT; this is translated from the coding sequence ATGAAAGTGCTAAGTGTTTGCGGTGTTTGCTGTTCCACCGACTGCCGGGCCTATAAAGCCGAATGTGAAGGCTGCGTGGAACTGGGTGGAAAAATTCCCTGGGCCGTTTTTTACAACCAGGAATACTGCCCCATCTTCCAATGCGTGAGGGACAAAGGCCTCTCCTCCTGCGCCGAATGCGGCGAAGCGCCCTGCCAGGTCTGGCAAGCCACCCGCGATCCGGATGCCTCGGATGAGCAGTTTGCCGCCGACCTCGCCAACCGGCTGAAAAACCTCAAAAGCCTGATCGACACATAG